From one Gossypium hirsutum isolate 1008001.06 chromosome D08, Gossypium_hirsutum_v2.1, whole genome shotgun sequence genomic stretch:
- the LOC107909091 gene encoding probable metal-nicotianamine transporter YSL5: protein MDGLGRDEDKVDNGFNHEEEEHGGRKSSNNGAEYEMSVEQIFENREVPPWKKQLTMRAFAVSFVLSILFTFIVMKLNLTTGIIPSLNVSAGLLGFFFVKTWTKLLSKSGLLRQPFTRQENTVIQTCVVASSGIAFSGGFGSYLFGMSERVAKQSGDNGGFKNPSLGWIIGFLFVVSFLGLFSVVPLRKIMIIDFKLTYPSGTATAHLINSFHTPQGAKLARKQVKTLGKFFSFSFLWGFFQWFYTAGDRCGFISFPTFGLKAYENMFFFDFSATYVGVGMICPYIINISVLLGGILSWGLMWPLIENRKGDWFNADLPKKNMHGLQGYQVFIAIALILGDGLYNFVKVFTRTLTGLFYQFRGQQSLPVANQHSSDTSDKLSYDDQRRIQLFLKDQIPTWFSVAGYVTIATISTIVLPFIFPELKWYYVLVIYIFAPTLAFCNAYGTGLTDWSLASTYGKLAIFTIGAWAGPNGGVLAGLIACGVMMNIVATASDLMQDFKTGYLTLASPRSMFVSQVIGTAMGCIVSPCVFWLFYNAFDDLGLPGSQYAAPFGIVYRNMSVLGVQGFSALPKDCLLLCYVFFGAAILINSIKDMLGKKWGSYIPLPMAMAIPFYLGPYFAIDMCVGSLILFVWEKLNKEKAAAFAPAVASGLICGDGIWTLPSSILALAGVQPPICMKFLSRATNTRVDNFLNSKS, encoded by the exons ATGGATGGGCTTGGAAGAGATGAAGATAAGGTAGATAATGGATTCAACCATGAAGAAGAAGAACATGGCGGTCGCAAGAGCAGTAACAATGGAGCTGAGTACGAGATGTCGGTGGAACAAATCTTCGAGAACAGGGAAGTACCGCCATGGAAGAAACAACTGACGATGAGGGCGTTCGCCGTGAGCTTCGTGTTGAGCATATTGTTTACTTTCATAGTAATGAAGTTGAATTTAACAACCGGAATCATCCCTTCCCTCAACGTCTCGGCTGGACTCCTAGGGTTTTTCTTCGTCAAGACGTGGACTAAATTGCTCTCAAAATCCGGTTTGCTCAGACAGCCCTTTACCCGCCAAGAAAACACCGTGATTCAAACCTGCGTCGTCGCCTCCTCCGGCATCGCCTTTAGTG GGGGATTCGGGAGTTACCTCTTCGGAATGAGCGAACGTGTCGCAAAGCAATCCGGGGATAACGGCGGTTTCAAGAATCCGTCACTCGGATGGATTATTGGCTTCCTCTTTGTTGTTAGCTTTCTTGGTCTCTTCTCCGTGGTGCCTCTTCGGAAG ATCATGATCATAGACTTCAAGTTGACATATCCGAGTGGTACTGCAACTGCACATCTCATCAATAGCTTCCATACTCCTCAAGGAGCTAAGCTAGCAAG GAAGCAAGTGAAAACATTGGGGAAGTTCTTTTCTTTCAGCTTTTTATGGGGTTTCTTTCAATGGTTTTACACTGCTGGAGACCGTTGTGGATTTATTAGCTTCCCTACGTTTGGGCTTAAAGCATACGAAAACAT GTTTTTCTTCGATTTCTCAGCAACATATGTTGGAGTAGGGATGATTTGCCCCTACATAATAAACATATCAGTGCTGCTTGGAGGAATACTTTCATGGGGTCTAATGTGGCCTCTCATTGAAAATAGAAAGGGTGATTGGTTTAATGCAGATCTTCCCAAAAAAAATATGCACGGCCTACAAGGTTACCAG GTGTTTATTGCCATAGCCTTGATCCTAGGTGATGGGCTATACAACTTTGTCAAGGTGTTTACTAGAACCCTCACAGGCTTGTTTTATCAATTTCGAGGACAACAATCTCTCCCCGTTGCAAATCAGCATTCTTCTGATACCTCAGACAAGCTATCATACGATGACCAGCGCCGAATCCAACTCTTTCTAAAGGACCAAATTCCTACATGGTTTTCTGTTGCAGGTTATGTAACAATTGCTACCATCTCCACCATAGTTCTTCCATTCATCTTTCCTGAACTCAAATGGTATTACGTATTGGTCATTTACATCTTTGCACCAACATTGGCTTTTTGCAATGCATATGGAACTGGATTGACCGATTGGTCCCTTGCTTCGACCTATGGTAAGCTAGCAATCTTTACGATTGGAGCTTGGGCTGGTCCAAATGGTGGTGTCCTTGCAGGTCTCATAGCATGTGGTGTAATGATGAACATTGTTGCAACAGCTTCTGACCTAATGCAGGATTTTAAGACCGGTTACTTGACCCTTGCTTCTCCTAGGTCCATGTTTGTTAGCCAAGTGATTGGCACAGCCATGGGCTGCATAGTTTCGCCTTGTGTCTTCTGGCTGTTCTACAACGCATTCGATGACCTTGGGCTTCCCGGCAGTCAATATGCCGCTCCTTTCGGAATTGTTTATCGCAACATGTCTGTACTGGGGGTGCAAGGCTTCTCTGCTTTGCCGAAAGACTGCCTCTTGTTATGTTACGTGTTCTTCGGTGCAGCCATTCTAATAAACTCCATTAAAGATATGCTGGGTAAGAAATGGGGATCCTACATTCCACTTCCGATGGCAATGGCAATACCTTTTTACCTCGGCCCGTACTTTGCCATTGACATGTGTGTCGGAAGTTTGATTTTGTTCGTTTGGGAAAAGTTAAACAAAGAAAAGGCCGCTGCGTTTGCACCAGCAGTTGCCTCCGGTTTGATCTGTGGTGACGGTATATGGACTTTGCCAAGTTCAATACTTGCTCTAGCCGGGGTTCAAccaccaatttgcatgaaatttctCTCGAGGGCAACAAACACTAGGGTCGataatttcttgaactcaaaaaGTTGA